A single region of the Triplophysa dalaica isolate WHDGS20190420 chromosome 15, ASM1584641v1, whole genome shotgun sequence genome encodes:
- the tmem151bb gene encoding transmembrane protein 151B, producing MSPPASAESSTTTPVCEEDTDSPREEQRPVKQSLSKSMCREVFWKCLLLSTLMYGCVGAMVWCHVTRVTRSTIMTPVTYYDSPCSDGYIYIPLAFLVMLYIVYLVECWHCHARNELQYKVHVEGIYERVQRMQRARPCIWWKAISYHYVRRTRQVTRYRNGDAYTTTQVYHERVNTHVAEAEFDYGHCGVKDVSKQLAGLEKSAITKLRFTKCFSFANVESENSYLTQRARFFTDNEGLDDYMEAREGMHLKSVDFREYTIAFSDPDRHPWYVSNHVFWAAAFLTLSWPLRVLTEHRTAHVHFRVEKLFGPDYVPTTPCDEQPHCRRIPRVNTIDSTELEWHIRSNQQLVPSYSEAGLMDLAQRSGGHRQNCERCHRTISSSSVFSRSALSICNGSPRVPFSASRFSLGRLYGSRRSCFWRSGSLDDPESPGENTRCLSGRTAAEEDDPPPYQDALYFPVLIVHCSESCPNHRSVHRNSSCVETSL from the exons ATGTCTCCTCCAGCATCAGCTGAATCCAGCACCACCACCCCAGTCTGTGAGGAGGACACCGACAGTCCGAGAGAagag CAGAGGCCGGTGAAGCAGTCGCTGAGTAAGTCCATGTGCAGAGAGGTGTTTTGGAAATGCCTGCTGCTCTCCACGCTCATGTACGGGTGCGTCGGAGCCATGGTCTGGTGCCACGTCACCCGGGTCACCCGCTCCACCATCATGACGCCTGTCACCTACTACGACAGCCCATGCTCTGACGGCTACATCTACATCCCGCTGGCCTTCCTGGTCATGCTGTACATCGTGTACCTGGTGGAGTGCTGGCACTGCCACGCCAGAAACGAACTCCAGTACAAGGTGCACGTTGAGGGCATTTACGAGCGGGTCCAGCGGATGCAGCGGGCCAGGCCGTGCATCTGGTGGAAGGCCATCAGCTACCACTATGTGCGGCGGACGCGGCAGGTGACGCGCTATCGCAACGGCGACGCCTACACCACCACGCAGGTGTACCACGAGAGAGTGAACACCCATGTGGCCGAGGCCGAATTCGATTACGGCCACTGCGGCGTTAAGGACGTCTCCAAGCAGCTAGCGGGTCTGGAGAAGTCCGCCATCACCAAACTGAGGTTCACCAAGTGCTTTAGCTTCGCCAACGTGGAGTCGGAGAACTCCTACCTGACCCAGCGGGCGAGGTTCTTCACCGACAACGAAGGGCTGGACGACTACATGGAGGCCCGGGAGGGGATGCATCTGAAAAGCGTGGACTTCAGAGAGTACACCATCGCCTTTTCCGACCCGGACCGCCACCCCTGGTACGTCTCCAACCATGTCTTCTGGGCGGCCGCCTTCCTCACCCTGTCGTGGCCGTTGCGGGTGCTGACAGAGCACCGCACAGCTCACGTCCACTTCCGCGTGGAGAAGCTCTTCGGCCCCGACTACGTCCCGACGACGCCGTGCGACGAGCAACCCCACTGCAGACGCATCCCAAGAGTCAACACCATAGACAGCACCGAGCTGGAGTGGCACATTCGCTCCAACCAGCAGCTGGTTCCCAGTTACTCCGAGGCGGGTCTGATGGACCTGGCCCAGCGCTCGGGAGGGCACCGGCAGAACTGCGAGCGCTGCCACCGCACCATCAGCAGCTCGTCCGTCTTCTCCCGCAGTGCCCTGAGCATCTGCAATGGCAGTCCGCGCGTCCCCTTCAGCGCCAGCCGCTTCTCCCTGGGCCGTCTGTACGGCTCACGCCGCAGCTGCTTCTGGAGGAGCGGGAGCCTGGACGATCCCGAGAGCCCCGGTGAGAACACCCGCTGCCTGTCCGGAAGAACCGCAGCCGAGGAGGACGACCCGCCGCCGTACCAGGACGCCCTTTACTTCCCGGTGCTCATCGTGCACTGTAGCGAGAGCTGCCCAAACCATCGCTCCGTCCACAGGAACAGCTCGTGCGTGGAGACGTCTTTATGA